One part of the Segnochrobactrum spirostomi genome encodes these proteins:
- a CDS encoding ABC transporter ATP-binding protein — MALSEATSEAAATAAVPRPDRRSVISIAGLDLTFETADGPVYALSNVDLDVREGEFVSFIGPSGCGKTTLLRAIADLEQPTAGTLLVNGLSAHEARLRRQYGYVFQAPALYPWRTIEKNVMLPLEIMGLSLAERRERARKQLSLVNLTGFERKFPWQLSGGMQQRASIARALSFDPALLLMDEPFGALDEIVRDHLNEELLKLWAATSKTVVFVTHSIQEAVFLSTKIVVMSPRPGRIIDVIPCDLPAERTLDIRETPDFLKIAHRVREGLRAGHAYGD; from the coding sequence ATGGCGTTGAGCGAAGCGACCAGCGAAGCTGCGGCGACGGCGGCCGTCCCTCGGCCGGACCGGCGGTCGGTCATCAGCATCGCTGGCCTCGATCTCACCTTTGAGACCGCTGACGGGCCGGTCTATGCGTTGTCGAACGTCGATCTCGACGTCCGCGAGGGCGAATTCGTCTCCTTCATCGGCCCGTCGGGCTGCGGGAAGACGACGCTCCTGCGGGCGATCGCCGACCTCGAGCAGCCGACCGCGGGCACGCTCCTCGTCAACGGGCTCTCCGCCCACGAGGCGCGGCTGCGCCGGCAATATGGCTACGTCTTTCAGGCGCCGGCGCTCTATCCCTGGCGCACGATCGAGAAGAACGTGATGCTGCCGCTCGAGATCATGGGGCTTTCCCTGGCCGAGCGACGCGAACGGGCGAGGAAGCAGCTCTCTCTCGTCAACCTGACCGGCTTCGAGCGCAAATTCCCCTGGCAGCTCTCCGGCGGCATGCAGCAGCGCGCCTCGATTGCGCGCGCGCTGTCGTTCGACCCGGCGCTCCTCCTCATGGACGAGCCGTTCGGCGCCCTCGACGAGATCGTGCGGGACCATCTCAACGAGGAACTCCTCAAGCTCTGGGCGGCGACCAGCAAGACGGTGGTGTTCGTCACCCATTCGATCCAGGAGGCGGTCTTCCTCTCGACCAAGATCGTGGTGATGTCGCCCCGGCCGGGCCGGATCATCGACGTGATCCCCTGCGATCTGCCGGCCGAGCGCACCCTCGACATCCGCGAGACGCCGGACTTCCTCAAGATCGCGCACCGCGTGCGCGAAGGCTTGCGCGCGGGGCATGCTTATGGCGACTGA
- a CDS encoding ABC transporter permease — MSGTAGPVIAILIVIVAVWYLAAIALNAPTARDAFARADAAYGPLDLVTATWSQERPLLPAPHQIAGELQKSVFGLSPTSKRSLVYHGWVTLSAALLGFGFGTVIGIVLAVLIVHVKTLEKSLMPWIISSQMVPILAVAPIVIVVLGSIGIRGTVPKSLISTYLCFFPVAIGMVKGLNSPDVLARDLMRTYSATQAQTFFKLRLPASVPFLFASLKVAAAISLIGAIVAELPTGAQAGLGARLLAGSYYGQTVQIWAALIAAAVVAAGLVLVIGLVERAVGRLMGARP; from the coding sequence ATGTCCGGGACCGCCGGCCCGGTGATCGCGATCCTGATCGTGATCGTCGCCGTCTGGTATCTCGCGGCGATCGCCCTCAACGCCCCGACCGCCCGCGACGCCTTCGCCCGCGCCGATGCCGCCTACGGTCCGCTCGACCTCGTGACGGCCACGTGGTCGCAGGAACGGCCGCTGCTGCCGGCGCCGCACCAGATCGCCGGGGAGCTCCAGAAATCGGTGTTTGGCCTGTCGCCGACCTCCAAGCGGTCGCTGGTCTATCACGGCTGGGTCACGCTCTCGGCCGCCCTGCTCGGGTTCGGCTTCGGGACGGTGATCGGCATCGTGCTCGCGGTCCTCATCGTCCACGTGAAGACGCTCGAAAAGAGCCTGATGCCGTGGATCATTTCCTCCCAGATGGTGCCGATCCTCGCCGTCGCCCCGATCGTCATCGTCGTGCTCGGCTCGATCGGCATCCGCGGCACCGTGCCGAAGTCCTTGATCTCGACCTATCTGTGCTTCTTCCCCGTCGCCATCGGCATGGTGAAGGGGCTCAATTCGCCGGACGTGCTCGCCCGCGATCTGATGCGCACCTATTCGGCGACCCAAGCGCAGACCTTCTTCAAGCTTCGCCTGCCGGCCTCGGTGCCGTTCCTGTTCGCGAGCCTCAAGGTCGCGGCGGCGATCTCGCTGATCGGCGCCATCGTCGCCGAGCTGCCGACCGGCGCCCAGGCGGGCCTCGGCGCGCGGCTCCTCGCCGGCTCCTATTATGGACAGACCGTGCAGATCTGGGCGGCGCTCATCGCGGCAGCCGTGGTCGCCGCCGGCCTCGTTCTGGTGATCGGGCTCGTCGAGAGGGCGGTCGGGCGGCTGATGGGGGCGCGACCGTGA
- a CDS encoding ABC transporter permease — protein MTRPVTGVASATASAGKGSRRRFGLGRLALACAALLALISLVLPAGIGRGPLAVAFWPSVVVFAAAVVLGRLALRGRRSPGLVGAGLIAALALAATNLWILKAAALEGIAGPGFWALVLAAWLGASAMVADLTHVALRSAVARRAAALAVPLLFGLYLFFLWEVIVRGFGVPSVLMPAPSAIALRFGGALPTLWQDFVQTFVRGVLSGYIIGNGAGFLVAIVADRVPFLRRGLLPLGNFVAALPIIGIAPIMVMWFGFDWPSKAAVVVVVTFFPMLVNTVAGLAAAGPLERDLMRSYAASYGQTLLKLRLPAALPFIFNALKINSTLALIGAIVAEFFGTPIVGMGFRISVEAGRMALDMVWAEIALAAIAGTAFYGILALIERAATFWHPSFRS, from the coding sequence ATGACCCGCCCCGTCACCGGCGTCGCGTCCGCCACCGCGTCCGCGGGGAAGGGGAGCCGACGGCGCTTCGGCCTCGGCCGCCTCGCGCTCGCCTGCGCCGCCCTGCTGGCGCTCATCTCTCTGGTGCTGCCGGCGGGGATCGGGCGCGGGCCGCTCGCGGTCGCGTTCTGGCCCTCCGTCGTCGTCTTCGCCGCCGCGGTCGTGCTTGGCCGTCTCGCCTTGCGCGGCCGGCGCTCGCCGGGGCTCGTCGGGGCTGGCCTGATCGCGGCGCTCGCGCTCGCCGCCACCAATCTCTGGATCCTCAAGGCCGCCGCGCTCGAAGGCATCGCCGGTCCGGGCTTCTGGGCGCTCGTGCTCGCCGCCTGGCTCGGCGCCTCGGCGATGGTCGCCGACCTGACGCATGTCGCGCTGCGCTCGGCCGTCGCCCGCCGCGCCGCGGCGCTCGCCGTGCCGCTCCTGTTCGGCCTCTACCTGTTCTTCCTGTGGGAGGTGATCGTCCGCGGCTTCGGCGTCCCCTCGGTGCTGATGCCGGCGCCGAGCGCGATCGCGCTGCGCTTCGGCGGGGCGCTGCCGACGCTGTGGCAGGACTTCGTCCAGACCTTCGTGCGCGGCGTCCTCTCCGGCTACATCATCGGCAACGGCGCGGGCTTCCTCGTCGCCATCGTCGCCGACCGTGTGCCCTTCCTGCGCCGCGGGCTCCTGCCGCTCGGCAACTTCGTCGCCGCGCTCCCGATCATCGGCATCGCGCCGATCATGGTGATGTGGTTCGGCTTCGACTGGCCGTCGAAGGCGGCCGTCGTGGTCGTCGTCACCTTCTTCCCGATGCTGGTCAACACGGTCGCCGGCCTCGCCGCCGCCGGACCGCTCGAGCGCGACCTGATGCGCTCCTACGCGGCGAGCTACGGCCAGACGCTCCTCAAGCTGCGGCTGCCGGCAGCCTTGCCCTTCATCTTCAACGCGCTGAAGATCAATTCCACCCTCGCGCTGATCGGCGCGATCGTGGCGGAATTCTTCGGCACCCCGATCGTAGGCATGGGCTTCCGCATCTCGGTCGAGGCGGGGCGCATGGCGCTCGACATGGTGTGGGCGGAGATCGCGCTCGCGGCCATCGCCGGCACCGCCTTCTACGGCATCCTCGCGCTCATCGAGCGGGCGGCCACCTTCTGGCACCCGTCGTTTCGTTCGTGA
- a CDS encoding ABC transporter substrate-binding protein — protein sequence MNLKHLLAAGVALGLMSGAAQAADPVTLQLKWVTQAQFAGYYVAKEKGYYKDADLDVTINPGGPDVAPEQVIAGGGADVIVDWMPAALAAREKGVPLVNVSQPFKKSGLELTCRADTGIKTPTDFKGKTLGVWFSGNEYPFLSWMSKLGYKTDGGPDGVTVIKQGFNVDPLIQKQAACISTMTYNEYWQVIDAGYTPEQLVVFKYEDEGVATLEDGLYVMQDKLKDPAFVAKMAKFVAASMKGWDYAREHPDEAASIVLENDTTGAQTEKHQKRMMAEVAKLLDDKANGKLDVADYERTVKVLTSGGSDPVITKAPEGAYSFALYDAMK from the coding sequence ATGAACCTCAAGCATCTCCTCGCCGCGGGCGTCGCCCTCGGTCTGATGTCGGGCGCGGCGCAGGCGGCCGACCCGGTGACCCTGCAGCTCAAGTGGGTGACCCAGGCGCAGTTCGCCGGTTACTACGTCGCCAAGGAGAAGGGCTACTACAAGGACGCCGATCTCGACGTCACCATCAACCCGGGCGGACCGGACGTGGCGCCGGAGCAGGTCATCGCCGGCGGCGGCGCCGACGTGATCGTCGATTGGATGCCGGCCGCGCTCGCCGCCCGCGAGAAGGGCGTGCCGCTCGTCAACGTCTCGCAGCCGTTCAAGAAGTCCGGCCTCGAACTGACCTGCCGCGCCGACACCGGCATCAAGACGCCGACCGACTTCAAGGGCAAGACGCTGGGCGTCTGGTTCTCGGGCAACGAATATCCGTTCCTCTCCTGGATGTCGAAGCTCGGCTACAAGACCGACGGCGGCCCGGACGGCGTCACCGTCATCAAGCAGGGCTTCAACGTCGATCCGCTGATCCAGAAGCAGGCGGCGTGCATCTCGACGATGACCTACAACGAATATTGGCAGGTCATCGACGCCGGCTACACGCCCGAGCAACTCGTCGTGTTCAAGTACGAGGACGAGGGCGTCGCGACCCTCGAAGACGGCCTCTACGTGATGCAGGACAAGCTGAAGGATCCGGCCTTCGTCGCCAAGATGGCGAAGTTCGTTGCGGCCTCGATGAAGGGCTGGGACTATGCCCGCGAGCATCCCGACGAGGCGGCCTCGATCGTGCTCGAGAACGACACCACGGGCGCCCAGACCGAGAAGCACCAGAAGCGCATGATGGCCGAGGTGGCGAAGCTCCTCGACGACAAGGCGAACGGCAAGCTCGACGTCGCCGACTACGAGCGCACCGTGAAGGTCCTGACCTCGGGCGGCTCCGACCCGGTCATCACCAAGGCGCCGGAAGGGGCCTACTCGTTCGCGCTCTACGACGCGATGAAGTGA
- a CDS encoding endonuclease domain-containing protein, translating into MAGSDPLSRFRRDTARKLRHDETEAERTLWRALSKVPLVGSHFRRQVVIGPFIADLACLAAKLVIEVDGSHHNDADQADKDERRTKWLESQGFRVLRFHNREVMLETPAVLETIYSALYGGPHGEAARLKHQRRSSAGLTPPRRPEGGDPPPDRGG; encoded by the coding sequence ATGGCCGGGTCAGACCCGCTCAGCCGCTTCAGACGCGATACCGCTCGGAAGCTCCGCCATGACGAGACCGAGGCGGAGCGGACGCTGTGGCGTGCACTCTCGAAGGTCCCGCTCGTGGGGTCGCATTTCCGGCGTCAGGTGGTCATCGGGCCCTTCATCGCGGATCTTGCCTGCTTGGCCGCGAAGCTTGTGATCGAAGTCGATGGAAGCCACCACAACGATGCCGATCAGGCGGACAAGGACGAAAGACGGACGAAATGGCTGGAAAGCCAAGGCTTCCGTGTCCTCCGCTTCCATAACCGTGAGGTCATGCTGGAGACGCCAGCGGTCCTCGAAACGATCTACTCCGCGCTCTATGGCGGTCCGCATGGCGAAGCGGCCCGCTTGAAACATCAGAGGCGCTCGAGCGCCGGCCTAACCCCACCCCGCCGCCCCGAGGGCGGCGACCCTCCCCCTGACAGGGGAGGGTGA
- the hydA gene encoding dihydropyrimidinase, which yields MSILIRGGTVVNHDWSRRADVLVEGGSIVAVGANLEAPAGAEVIDAGGAYVMPGGIDPHTHLDFMFMGNVSADDFEWGTKGALSGGTTMVIDFCVPGPGQSMLAAYQDWRRKAENAASDYGFHMAVTWWDKQVYDEMETVVRTYGINTFKHFLAYKGALMVNDDELFHSFSRCAAIGAMPLVHAENGDVVFRLQQHYLETGVTGPEGHAYSRPPEVEGEATNRAIMIADMAGVPLYVVHTSCQPAHEAIARARAAGKRVYGEPLIQHLVLDAGEYLNKDWDYAARRVMSPPFRPREHQASLWAGLQSGSLQVVATDHCAFTTEQKRMGLTDFTKIPNGTGGLEDRMPVLWTAGVNTGRLTREEFVAATSANIARILNVYPKKGAIAPGSDADIVIWDPEATKRISAKDQVSRIDYNVFEGYEVKGLPAIVLSRGKVVWIDKDLRAEAGDGQYVPRDPYPAVHIANAKWRELNIPRKVERADVTP from the coding sequence ATGAGCATCCTCATCCGCGGCGGCACCGTGGTGAATCACGATTGGTCGCGCCGGGCCGACGTCCTCGTCGAGGGCGGGTCGATCGTCGCCGTCGGGGCGAACCTCGAGGCGCCGGCCGGGGCCGAGGTGATCGACGCCGGCGGTGCCTACGTCATGCCCGGCGGCATCGATCCGCACACCCATCTCGACTTCATGTTCATGGGCAACGTGTCGGCCGACGATTTCGAGTGGGGCACCAAGGGCGCGCTCTCCGGCGGCACCACGATGGTCATCGATTTCTGCGTGCCCGGACCCGGCCAGTCGATGCTCGCCGCCTATCAGGATTGGCGCCGCAAGGCCGAGAACGCCGCCTCCGACTACGGCTTCCACATGGCCGTGACCTGGTGGGACAAGCAGGTCTACGACGAGATGGAGACCGTCGTCCGCACCTACGGCATCAACACCTTCAAGCACTTCCTCGCCTACAAGGGCGCCTTGATGGTGAACGACGACGAGCTGTTCCACTCGTTCTCGCGCTGCGCCGCGATCGGCGCGATGCCGCTCGTCCATGCCGAGAACGGCGACGTCGTGTTCCGCCTCCAGCAGCATTATCTGGAGACCGGCGTGACCGGCCCCGAGGGCCACGCTTATTCGCGCCCACCCGAGGTCGAGGGCGAGGCGACCAACCGCGCCATCATGATCGCCGATATGGCCGGCGTGCCGCTCTATGTGGTCCACACTTCCTGCCAGCCGGCCCACGAAGCGATCGCCCGCGCCCGCGCCGCCGGCAAGCGGGTCTACGGCGAGCCCTTGATCCAGCACCTCGTGCTCGATGCCGGGGAATATCTCAACAAGGACTGGGATTATGCGGCGCGGCGGGTGATGTCGCCGCCGTTCCGGCCGAGGGAGCACCAGGCGAGCCTGTGGGCCGGGCTGCAATCCGGCTCGCTCCAGGTGGTCGCGACCGACCATTGCGCCTTCACCACCGAGCAGAAGCGCATGGGGCTCACCGACTTCACCAAGATCCCGAACGGCACGGGCGGGCTCGAGGACCGCATGCCGGTTTTGTGGACGGCGGGCGTCAATACCGGGCGGCTGACGCGCGAGGAGTTCGTCGCCGCGACCTCGGCGAACATCGCCCGAATCCTCAACGTATATCCCAAGAAGGGCGCCATCGCGCCGGGCTCGGACGCCGACATCGTGATCTGGGACCCCGAGGCGACCAAGCGCATCTCGGCCAAGGATCAGGTCAGCCGCATCGATTACAACGTCTTCGAGGGCTACGAGGTGAAGGGACTGCCGGCAATCGTGCTGTCGCGCGGCAAGGTGGTGTGGATCGACAAGGATCTGCGCGCCGAGGCCGGCGACGGGCAATATGTGCCGCGCGATCCCTATCCGGCGGTCCACATCGCCAACGCTAAGTGGCGCGAGCTCAATATTCCCCGTAAGGTAGAGCGTGCCGATGTGACACCTTAG
- a CDS encoding M20 family metallo-hydrolase has translation MQNLQINPQRLWDMLMETAAFGGTPKGGVCRLTLTDLDAKVRDWFKAECEKVGCTVRIDEVGNMFALRPGRRNDLPPIAMGSHLDTQPTGGKFDGILGVLGGLEVLKTLHDLGYETNAPVMLVNWTNEEGSRFAPAMLGSGVFAGVFDRAYADSREDRNGVSFKDAIEAIGYRGEVPAGAVELGAMFELHIEQGPILEAEGKTVGIVKGVQGMRWYEATVIGKEAHTGSTPMNLRRDALVGTAKLIEAVNAVALAHPGAVGTVGLIESKPNSRNVIPGEVFFTIDFRHPEAPVLDVLEADFAAAVAKIAEATGLEITWKRIWDSPPVAFHPDLIEAVREGAAVAGLPAREIVSGPGHDAAYIARVCPTTMIFVPSKDGISHNEAESTTFDECGAGAQVLLNAVLTYDRRFAA, from the coding sequence GTGCAGAACCTTCAGATCAACCCGCAGCGCCTGTGGGACATGCTGATGGAAACCGCCGCCTTCGGCGGCACGCCGAAGGGAGGCGTCTGCCGGCTGACGCTCACCGACCTCGACGCCAAGGTGCGCGATTGGTTCAAGGCCGAGTGCGAGAAGGTCGGCTGCACGGTGCGGATCGACGAGGTCGGCAACATGTTCGCCCTGCGGCCGGGCCGCCGGAATGACTTGCCGCCGATCGCGATGGGAAGCCACCTCGACACCCAGCCGACGGGCGGCAAGTTCGACGGCATCCTCGGCGTGCTCGGCGGGCTCGAGGTTTTGAAGACGCTCCACGATCTCGGCTACGAGACCAACGCGCCGGTCATGCTGGTCAACTGGACCAACGAGGAGGGCTCGCGCTTCGCCCCGGCGATGCTCGGCTCCGGCGTGTTCGCCGGCGTGTTCGACCGCGCCTATGCCGACAGCCGCGAGGACCGCAACGGCGTGAGCTTCAAGGACGCCATCGAGGCGATCGGCTATCGCGGCGAGGTGCCGGCCGGGGCCGTCGAGCTCGGCGCGATGTTCGAGCTCCACATCGAGCAGGGGCCGATCCTCGAGGCGGAGGGCAAGACGGTCGGCATCGTCAAGGGCGTGCAGGGCATGCGCTGGTACGAGGCGACGGTGATCGGCAAGGAGGCCCACACGGGCTCGACCCCGATGAACCTGCGCCGCGATGCCCTCGTCGGCACCGCGAAGCTGATCGAGGCGGTCAATGCCGTCGCGCTGGCCCATCCGGGGGCGGTCGGCACCGTGGGGCTCATCGAATCGAAGCCGAATTCGCGCAACGTGATCCCGGGCGAGGTGTTCTTCACCATCGATTTCCGCCATCCCGAGGCGCCGGTGCTCGACGTGCTCGAGGCGGATTTCGCCGCGGCGGTGGCGAAGATTGCCGAGGCGACCGGGCTCGAGATCACGTGGAAGCGGATCTGGGATTCGCCGCCGGTGGCGTTCCACCCCGATCTCATCGAGGCGGTGCGGGAGGGCGCAGCCGTCGCCGGTCTGCCGGCCCGCGAGATCGTCTCGGGTCCGGGCCACGATGCGGCCTATATCGCCCGGGTCTGCCCGACGACGATGATCTTCGTGCCTTCCAAGGACGGCATCAGCCACAACGAGGCGGAATCGACGACCTTCGACGAATGCGGGGCCGGCGCGCAGGTGCTGCTGAACGCCGTGCTGACCTACGACCGCCGGTTCGCTGCCTGA
- a CDS encoding histidine phosphatase family protein, producing MRLDRLLSAFSLAAAILVSGVAAPASAAPKRIVIVRHGEKQTTFKLCKVGALRSHAIANQYLGPQALSSPRSRAILDGQTPAAVFVITLHTLEFAVPLANALGQPVIAYSVLPFSPKTGPYSEDAQLNRHNREAVAQIFSDPQWNGKTLVLMWEHRHIADAALEHEFPGEKVTLRQLLGLDAFKDVPTTWPETNYDYFWVVDFDQTTGKATSFRAVKQVYTGKFAGLPENDWDTPEGLPKEAHCIP from the coding sequence ATGCGTCTCGACCGTCTGTTGTCCGCTTTTTCCCTAGCCGCCGCCATTCTCGTCAGCGGTGTCGCCGCCCCGGCGAGCGCGGCGCCGAAGCGCATCGTGATCGTACGCCACGGGGAGAAGCAGACCACCTTCAAACTCTGCAAGGTAGGCGCCCTGCGCTCCCACGCCATCGCGAACCAATATCTCGGTCCGCAGGCGCTGTCGTCGCCGCGAAGCCGCGCGATCCTAGATGGTCAGACGCCGGCAGCGGTGTTCGTCATCACGCTGCATACCCTGGAATTCGCGGTTCCGCTCGCCAATGCCTTGGGTCAGCCGGTGATCGCCTATTCGGTCCTCCCGTTCTCGCCGAAGACAGGCCCGTACAGCGAGGACGCCCAGCTCAACCGGCACAATCGCGAAGCCGTGGCGCAGATCTTTTCCGACCCGCAATGGAACGGCAAAACCCTCGTCCTGATGTGGGAACATCGCCACATCGCGGACGCTGCGCTGGAGCACGAATTTCCCGGCGAAAAGGTCACGCTGCGCCAGTTGCTCGGCCTCGACGCCTTTAAGGACGTTCCCACCACTTGGCCCGAGACGAACTATGATTATTTCTGGGTGGTGGACTTCGACCAGACGACCGGGAAGGCGACGTCGTTCCGGGCCGTGAAGCAAGTTTATACGGGTAAATTCGCCGGCCTGCCCGAAAACGACTGGGACACGCCGGAGGGCCTGCCGAAGGAGGCGCATTGCATTCCCTGA
- a CDS encoding invasion associated locus B family protein — protein MSMLRPNMLLAASAVVGALLVAQAQPAAAQTSNTTAAKKADAPSSLPGGASSLQESYDDWNVMCIEPDGQKRCVFSQTQVNQQNQQRVLAAELSTTSQDAARGVLAMPFGLALASGVTLQIDDAAPGAALPFQTCLPVGCIVQINFDAATIANLRKGKQLKLNAVAADTSKPVTFTLSLKGFGAALNRTAALSK, from the coding sequence ATGTCCATGCTTCGTCCGAACATGCTGCTCGCCGCCAGCGCCGTCGTCGGTGCCCTTCTCGTCGCGCAGGCTCAGCCCGCCGCGGCCCAGACTTCCAACACAACCGCGGCCAAGAAGGCAGACGCACCGAGCAGCCTTCCGGGCGGCGCTTCGTCACTCCAGGAGAGCTACGACGACTGGAACGTGATGTGCATCGAGCCCGATGGGCAAAAGCGGTGCGTGTTCTCCCAGACTCAGGTCAATCAGCAGAACCAGCAGCGCGTGCTTGCCGCCGAGTTGTCCACGACGAGCCAAGATGCCGCCCGCGGCGTACTCGCCATGCCGTTCGGGCTCGCGCTCGCAAGCGGCGTGACGCTCCAGATCGACGATGCCGCTCCGGGCGCGGCGCTGCCGTTCCAGACCTGCCTGCCGGTCGGCTGCATCGTCCAGATCAACTTCGACGCCGCGACCATCGCCAATCTGCGCAAGGGCAAGCAGTTGAAGTTGAACGCCGTCGCCGCGGACACGAGCAAGCCGGTTACCTTCACGCTCTCGCTCAAGGGCTTCGGCGCCGCGCTCAACCGCACCGCCGCGCTGTCGAAATAA
- the rfbB gene encoding dTDP-glucose 4,6-dehydratase codes for MRIIVTGGAGFIGSALCRHLARETEAEIVNVDKLTYAGNLASLTEIGNHPRYRFVKEDICDYGAMASLIEEVKPDGIMHLAAESHVDRSIAGSKAFVETNVLGTHALLEGARRYWSGLSGPAKENFRFLHVSTDEVYGSLGPDGLFTETTPYDPSSPYSASKAASDHLAIAWQRTYGLPVVVSNCSNNYGPYHFPEKLIPLVILNALDGKPLPVYGDGSNVRDWLYVEDHARALHLILSKGRPGETYNVGGRNERSNIEVVRTICATLDRLRPTGAPHDRLITFVTDRPGHDHRYAIDATKLETELGWRARETFETGLARTVRWYLDNEWWWRPLRDGVYGGERLGLVGTARG; via the coding sequence ATGCGCATCATCGTCACCGGCGGAGCCGGATTCATCGGATCGGCGCTCTGCCGTCATCTCGCGCGCGAGACCGAGGCCGAGATCGTCAATGTCGACAAGCTCACCTACGCGGGCAATCTCGCGTCGCTGACCGAGATCGGCAACCATCCGCGCTACCGCTTCGTGAAGGAGGACATCTGCGATTACGGCGCGATGGCTTCCCTGATCGAGGAGGTGAAGCCGGACGGGATCATGCATCTCGCCGCCGAGAGCCACGTCGATCGCTCCATCGCCGGCTCGAAGGCGTTCGTCGAGACCAACGTGCTCGGCACCCATGCGCTTCTCGAGGGTGCGCGGCGCTATTGGTCGGGGCTGTCCGGTCCGGCGAAGGAGAATTTCCGCTTCCTCCACGTCTCGACCGACGAGGTCTACGGTTCGCTCGGCCCCGACGGTCTCTTCACCGAGACGACGCCCTACGATCCGTCCTCGCCTTATTCCGCCTCGAAGGCGGCTTCAGACCATCTCGCGATCGCCTGGCAGCGCACCTACGGCCTGCCGGTCGTGGTCTCGAACTGCTCGAACAATTACGGGCCTTATCACTTCCCCGAGAAGCTGATCCCGCTCGTCATCCTCAACGCGCTCGACGGCAAGCCGCTGCCCGTCTACGGCGACGGCAGCAATGTCCGCGACTGGCTCTATGTCGAGGACCACGCCCGCGCCTTGCATCTGATCCTGTCGAAGGGACGGCCCGGCGAGACCTACAATGTCGGCGGGCGCAACGAGCGCTCCAACATCGAGGTGGTGCGCACCATCTGCGCCACCCTCGATCGGCTGCGGCCGACCGGCGCGCCGCACGACCGGCTCATCACCTTCGTCACCGACCGTCCGGGCCACGATCACCGCTACGCGATCGATGCGACGAAGCTCGAGACCGAGCTCGGCTGGCGGGCGCGGGAGACCTTTGAGACCGGCTTGGCGCGGACCGTGCGCTGGTATCTCGACAACGAATGGTGGTGGCGGCCCTTGCGGGACGGTGTCTATGGCGGCGAGCGCCTCGGCCTCGTCGGCACGGCGCGCGGATGA
- the rfbD gene encoding dTDP-4-dehydrorhamnose reductase, with protein sequence MRIVVTGREGQVAQALAAAAPDEVVLVGRPDLDLERPETIAAVIAAARPDVVVSAAAYTAVDQAESDRESAFAVNETGAGAVAAAARALGVPVVHVSTDYVFPGTQAEPYRESDAVGPVSVYGLSKEAGERAVAAANPDHAILRTAWVYAPYGKNFVRTMLRLAETRDAVRVVADQEGAPSYAPDLATAILAVARNLVARPDEPALRGIFHMTNAGETTWAGFAEAIFAGSAARGGPKAAVEPIPTSDYPTPARRPAQSRLDCSKLAAAHGVVLPDWRDALSRCLDRLLPAAAAEAPKTSRETRS encoded by the coding sequence ATGCGGATCGTCGTCACAGGTCGCGAAGGGCAGGTGGCGCAGGCGCTTGCCGCGGCAGCGCCGGACGAGGTCGTGCTCGTCGGCCGTCCCGACCTCGACCTCGAACGGCCTGAGACCATCGCCGCGGTGATCGCCGCGGCCCGGCCCGATGTGGTCGTGAGCGCGGCGGCCTATACGGCGGTCGATCAGGCCGAGAGCGACCGCGAAAGCGCCTTTGCCGTGAATGAGACGGGCGCAGGGGCGGTCGCCGCCGCCGCCCGCGCGCTCGGCGTGCCGGTCGTGCACGTCTCCACGGATTACGTCTTTCCCGGCACCCAGGCCGAACCTTACCGGGAGAGCGATGCCGTCGGGCCGGTGTCGGTCTACGGCCTTTCGAAGGAAGCGGGGGAGCGGGCCGTCGCCGCCGCGAACCCGGACCATGCGATCCTACGCACGGCCTGGGTCTATGCCCCCTACGGCAAGAATTTCGTCCGCACCATGCTGCGCCTCGCCGAGACACGGGATGCGGTGCGCGTGGTCGCCGATCAGGAGGGGGCGCCGAGCTATGCGCCGGACCTCGCCACGGCGATCCTGGCGGTCGCCCGCAATCTGGTCGCGCGGCCGGATGAGCCCGCCTTGCGCGGCATCTTCCACATGACGAACGCCGGCGAGACGACGTGGGCGGGCTTCGCCGAGGCGATCTTCGCCGGCTCGGCCGCGCGCGGTGGCCCGAAGGCCGCCGTCGAGCCCATCCCGACCAGCGACTATCCGACACCGGCACGCCGCCCGGCGCAGTCCCGCCTCGATTGTTCGAAGCTCGCCGCCGCCCATGGCGTCGTGCTGCCGGACTGGCGCGATGCGCTGTCGCGCTGCCTCGACCGGCTCCTCCCCGCCGCGGCGGCCGAGGCGCCTAAGACCTCTCGGGAGACCCGTTCATGA